In Halodesulfovibrio sp. MK-HDV, the DNA window ATTACAACAGTTTTTTTAAGTAATAGAATAGTCCCTTTTTTATATTGAGAATACTATTCCAACATAATATAATGGAAATGTTATATTTTACTACGTAGCCTCAGCTAAGAATTTAAGAAGCTAGTATTAATGTCTGAACAGTGCCGATGTTCGTTTAAGGATGCTTAATACGTGTGGGATAGGTTGCAATGAATTATGTGGCGTAACGGAAGGAGGACGTAATGGAAGAATATCTGAAGCAGGCTTTAGATATTGTAAAAGCACAGGCGAGTGTTCGCACCATGACCGAAGATGAACTCGGCTCAATGATGCATAAATTAGCTTTCGGTATTAAACAGATTGCTGAAGGCGCTCAAGAAGAAGTGGTGCAAGAGCCGATAATGGAGCCTGGGAAAGCCATTAAAGAAAAATCAATTACCTGCCTTGAATGCGGTAAGGCTTTTAAGATTCTTACCCGCAAACATTTGCTCTCGCATGAACTGTCTATGCACGAATACCGCGAAAAATATGGCTACAAAAAAGGCATTCCGCTTGTTTGTAAGTCACTCCAGCGTGAGCGTAGAAAAAAAATGAAAGACATGCGCCTGTGGGAAAAACGTAAGAAGAAAGTCGAGTAGACAACTTTTTGCCCCACTCTGTAGGTTGTATATACCTACAACAAGGCCATGCTATAAATCTGGCAAGAAAAAACCCGCATTGGATTGATTCCAAAGCGGGTTTTTAGTGTTTGTTCGTAGCTTAGCGAATTTCGCGAGTCGTACTGAATACGATCTTCGGGTAACGTTCTTGAGCAGATTCGAGCTTCCAAGGGTTTGGAGCCAGATATGCAAGGCATCCCTCAGCATCAATAGCGAGGTCGCTGCGGTAGTAGTCTTTAAAGTCTGCCAGAGCTTTTTCATCATCGCTGCTAATCCAGCGGGCAGTTGTAATCATACACGGTTCGTAGAGTGCGTTTACGCTATACTCTTCTTTCAAACGGTGAACGATTACGTCAAACTGCAGAATGCCAACTGCGCCAAGAATGTAGTCACTGTTGGAAATAGGGCGGAACAGCTGTACTGCCCCTTCTTCTGCCAGCTGCTCAAGACCCTTCTGCAACTGCTTGCGCTTCATAGGGTCTCTAAGCTGTACGCGACGGAAGTGTTCCGGTGAAAAGTTCGGTATACCCACAAATTTCAGCTCTTCTTTGGTGGTAAAAGTATCACCAATTTTGATAGTGCCGTGGTTGTGGATACCGATAATGTCGCCTGCGTAGCTTCATCAATACCGGTTCTGTCCTGCGCCATAAAGATGGTCGCGTTCGCGATGGTAAAATCTTTGCCGACACGGTGATGTTTTACTTTCATGCCACGGGTAAATTTACCGGAACAGATACGCATAAATGCGATGCGGTCACGGTGGTTTTTATCCATGTTTGCCTGAATTTTGAAAACAACACCGGAAAAATCTTCTTCAAACGGTGATACTTCGCGTGTTGTGGAAGGGCGGCTTTTCGGAGCAGGAGCCAGTTCAACAAAAGCATCCAGCATTTCCTGCACACCAAAGTTGTTGATCGCGGAACCGAAGAAAACAGGAGTCTGCTCACCGTTAAGGTAGCGCTCTTTATCAAACGGGTTACCGGCGCCTTCAAGCAGTTCAAGCTCGTCACGGAGTTGTTCTGCAAATTCACCAAGGTATTTTTCAAGGCGAGGATCGTTCACATCGTTGAAAACGAGACCATCCTGAGCTTTACCTTCATGCACTGAACTGAACAAGTGTAGCTCGTTCTTATAGATGTTCCATGTGCCTTTAAAGTCCATACCCATGCCGATAGGCCATGTGAGTGGAACGCACTCGATTTTCAAGCGCTCTTCAATATCAGCCATAACATCCAGAGGATCGAGACCCTCACGGTCAAGTTTGTTAACAAAGGTAACGATAGGAGTGTTACGCAGGCGGCAAACGTCCATGAGTTTCAAAGTCTGTGTTTCTACACCTTTTGCGGAGTCGATAACCAGCAAGCCGGAGTCAACCGCAGTGAGTACACGGTAGGTATCTTCAGAGAAGTCCTGGTGACCCGGTGTATCAAGCAGGTTGATTTCATGTCCTTTGTATTCAAACTTCATAACAGAGGAAGTAACAGAAATACCACGTTCCTGTTCCATGGCCATCCAGTCAGAGGTCGCGTGGCGTGCCGCTTTACGGGACTTTACTGAACCCGCCATCTGAATTGCACCACCGTACAACAACAATTTTTCTGTAAGGGTGGTTTTACCGGCATCCGGGTGACTGATGATGCCGAATGTACGGCGCTTATTAACTTCGCGTTCTAAAGCTTTACTCATGGTTATTCCTCTGTATCCGTTTTGCTAACAAAAACGGTACGATCTCGCAAAAAACAGCGCGTTTTACCGCGCTGCTGTATGTGCTGATATTGTAAGTGTAAAATTTTCATCTTACACTGTTGATGACTGCGTATTCCACAAAGAACCTGCTTTGGTCAAGAAAGAAGAGGCACGGCTGCTTCCACTTCTTCTATATATAATGTCTTGGGCTATCGGTATGCGTACCATTTGGGCAAATTACACGGCATACATTTTCACCATGCCTATCTTCTGCTAAACTGCTCATACATCTTTTATGAGGCAGGAGACACCTATGCAGATAGAACGAATGAATCTTGTGCGAAAAATTTCTAAATTTCCAGCCGCACAAAGTGTTATTTATTGGATGCGCTGCGAACATAGAGCACAAGATAATTGGGGGTTACTCTACGCCTTACAGGAAGCGGAGAGTCAGAACCTGCCATTGCTTGTTCTTTTTTGCCTGTCCGGTTCCACCCCAAATGGCTCATACAGGCAAAAGCAGTTTCTTTATGATGGAATTCAGGAAACCAAAAAATCTCTCGAACAGTTAGGCATTCCCTTCATAAATTCCAATGCACAGCACCCCGAAGAGTTGGCAGAGCTCATTACGACTTTTGCCCCCTACATGGTCGTAACAGACCAGTCCTCTTTAAAGCCTCAGCAGTTATGGCTTCATGCTATACAAAATCATACAGAATGCGCCATTGCCGAAGTTGACGGGCGAAATATTGTCCCCCTTCGTCATGTTTCAGAAAAGCAAGAATACGCAGCCCGCACGATTCGTCCCAAAATTCACCGCTTACTCGAGCAGTTCCTCACGCCGTTTCCAAAACTCACAGCTCCCAAAGTCGTCTGGCAAGGTGACACGCATTCAGAAGCGTTCAAACCGCCGCAAGCAGGGCAGGACAATTCTGTTGCCGTTCCTCATTTCAAGTCAGGTGAAAAAGCGGCTCAAGATGTTCTTCAGCATTTTGTGAACAAAAAAATTCACAACTACCTTCTCAGAAATGATCCGACAAAAGATGCCCTTTCAAATCTTTCACCATACCTGCACTATGGAATGCTTTCAGCCCAGCGTGCCGTATTGGAAACACTGGAGCACCCGCAAGTTCCCGTCGAAGCAAAAGAGGTGTTTCTGGAAGAGCTAGTCGTGCGTCGTGAACTTGCGGACAATTTTTGTTTCTACAACCCGCTTTATGATTCCACAAAATCTTTCCCGCAGTGGGCACAAAACACTCTTGAAAAGCATCGTTCCGACCCGCGCGACTACATCTATTCACTCAAAGAATTGGAACAGGCAGAAACCCACGATCCGCTTTGGAATGCTGCGCAGCAGGAACTCGTGTATCTGGGGAAAATGCACGGCTACATGCGCATGTATTGGGCAAAAAAAATATTGGAATGGACAACCTCACCCGAGGAAGCAATGCATCATGCCATTTATCTCAATGATACCTATTCACTCGATGGCGTAGACTCCAACGGGTACACCGGCATCGCATGGTCCATCGGTGGGGTACATGACAGAGCATGGCGCGAACGTTCAGTTTTCGGTACCGTTCGGTACATGAACTACAACGGTGCCAAACGGAAATTCAACGTCGATGAGTATATTGAAAAGATCAGGCTGGCTGTTGAGCAGATTGGTAAGCCGTAAGTTGCTTGTTTAGCCTCCGGCGGGTCTACGACGTTTTTGAGGGAAGACTTTTGTCTCCGACGGCTGGGGGAAACCCTTTTGGAAAAGGGTTCTCCCCCAGACCCCTTTCCTAAAACTTTTATTATGCGAAGTACGCCCGTTAATAGATTTTTCACGCGGCTTAGCTGTACTGACTTGAATAATAAAAAGGCTGTCCCTCATACGAAGGACAGCCTTTTCTCATTTCACGAAAGGTAATGGAGCATAAGCCGCGAGGTTACGTTAGTAACGGGCTAAACTCGCAAATAAAAAGTTTGAAGGGGGGTCTGGGGGGAAACTTGCAAAGTTTCCAGCCCAGCCGCCGGAGGCAAGCACCGCAGGTTCGCCGAAGGCCCACCCGCTGGTAATCCTAATCCCCCGTCGGAAAAACTAAAGCTTCAATGAGCCTCTGAATTCTTCCAGATCGGTGATGTTCAGCTTGGCCATCAGCTGTTCGAGCTGATCCACGAGACGGAACGAGAAG includes these proteins:
- a CDS encoding deoxyribodipyrimidine photo-lyase, with protein sequence MQIERMNLVRKISKFPAAQSVIYWMRCEHRAQDNWGLLYALQEAESQNLPLLVLFCLSGSTPNGSYRQKQFLYDGIQETKKSLEQLGIPFINSNAQHPEELAELITTFAPYMVVTDQSSLKPQQLWLHAIQNHTECAIAEVDGRNIVPLRHVSEKQEYAARTIRPKIHRLLEQFLTPFPKLTAPKVVWQGDTHSEAFKPPQAGQDNSVAVPHFKSGEKAAQDVLQHFVNKKIHNYLLRNDPTKDALSNLSPYLHYGMLSAQRAVLETLEHPQVPVEAKEVFLEELVVRRELADNFCFYNPLYDSTKSFPQWAQNTLEKHRSDPRDYIYSLKELEQAETHDPLWNAAQQELVYLGKMHGYMRMYWAKKILEWTTSPEEAMHHAIYLNDTYSLDGVDSNGYTGIAWSIGGVHDRAWRERSVFGTVRYMNYNGAKRKFNVDEYIEKIRLAVEQIGKP
- a CDS encoding MucR family transcriptional regulator, with translation MEEYLKQALDIVKAQASVRTMTEDELGSMMHKLAFGIKQIAEGAQEEVVQEPIMEPGKAIKEKSITCLECGKAFKILTRKHLLSHELSMHEYREKYGYKKGIPLVCKSLQRERRKKMKDMRLWEKRKKKVE